DNA from Variovorax sp. PBL-H6:
GGGTTCGGGCGACAGCAGCACCGTGATCACGCCGACCGCCATCGACGCGGCCATTGCGAGATAGGCGGTCTTCCAGGCGCCGTTCTGGTAGCCAGTGCTGCCGGCCAGCTCGGCCCAGGCAGCGATCCACAGCACGCCTGCGCCGGCCCAGATCATCGCGAGCCGGTAGCCCGTCTGGTAGGCCGCCGCGAGCGCCGCCTGCTTGCGCGTGGCCGCCGATTCGATGCGGAAGGCATCCAGCGCGATGTCCTGAGTCGCCGAGCCGAAGGCGACCAGCAATGCGCACCACACCAGCGGCGGGAGGCCGGCGCGGGGATCGTTGAAGGCCATGCCGACGAGCCCGGCCATCACGATCAGCTGCGCCAGCAGCAGCCAGCCGCGCCGCCGCCCGAGCAGCGTGGTCAGCGGCGGCACCGGCAGCCGGTCCACCAGCGGCGCCCACATCCACTTGAAGCCGTAGGCCAGACCGACCCAGCTCAGATAGCCGATGGTCGTGCGGTCGATGCCGGCCTCGCGCAGCCGGAAGCTGAGCGTTCCCAGCACCAGCAGCAGTGGAAGGCCCGCGGAGAAGCCCAGCGCGAGCATGCGCAGGGTCGCGGGTTCGAGATACACCTTGAGCGCGTCGCGCCAGGGCAGGGCGGGGGGATTCTGGTCGGCCGGTGGTGCGGACATGAAGTTGATCTTTGAGGCTCTCTTATTATTCCCGCATGTGTCTGGACTGCCCCTTCCGCTCCCGCCCGTGGCGCCGCCGTCGCGCGTTCCTGCTGGCCGCGGCCGCCGCGGCCGCCGCGGCAGTCACGCCGGTCATGGGGCAGGTGGAGGTGGGCAAGGCCTCCGTGGCGCGCAACCTGGTGCCGGCCGAGAACGTGGAGCAGGCCGGCGTGCAGCAGTATGGCGAACTGCTGGCCCAGGCCAAGGCCAAGGGCGCGCTGGCGGGCGCGGGCAATCCGCAGCTGCAGCGCCTGCACGCCATCGCGGGCCGCATCATTCCCTTCGCGGCCCAGTGGAACGAACGCGCAGCGCGCTGGAAATGGGAGGTCAACCTGATCGGCAGCAAGCAGATCAACGCCTTCTGCATGCCGGGCGGCAAGATCGCCTTCTTCACCGGCATCCTCGACCAGCTCAAGCTCACCGACGACGAGGTCGCGATGGTCATGGGCCACGAGATGGCGCACGCCCTGCGCGAGCATGCACGCGCGCGCCTGGCCAAGAGCGCGGGCACCGGCGCCGCGCTGTCGATCGGAGCCCAACTGCTGGGGCTGGGCCAGGCCGGCGATCTCGCGGCGCGTGCCGGCACGCAACTGCTCACCCTCAAGTTCAGCCGCAGCGACGAAAGCGATGCCGACCTGGTCGGGCTCGAGCTCGCCGCACGCGCCGGCTACAACCCGCAGGCCGCGGTGTCGCTGTGGAAGAAGATGGGCCAGGCCTCGAAGAGCCAGGGCGGCCTGAGCTTCCTGTCGACCCACCCGAGCGGGACCGACCGCATCGCCAAGCTCGAGGCCAACGTGCCCAAGGTCGAGGGCCTCTACCGCGCGGCGAAATAAGTTTCGCGTTGCCGGTCGCTGCGCCTTTGCAGGATCGGGCAAGAAGCGCCGCTTAATCGGCTACCGCCTTTCGCCTCCTCATTCCTAGACTTGCTCCAGTCCCTGCCGCACCTGCGCCAGGGCTCTTCATCCAGGAGCGCAGCATGTCGGGAATTCAGCACAAAGTCATTGCCATCGCGGGTGCCAGCAGCGGCATTGGCGAAGCCGCCGCCCGGCTGCTGGCTGCGCAGGGCGCCAAGGTAATGCTCGGCGCGCGGCGCATTGGCCGCCTGTATGCGCTCGCCCACGAGATCGCCAGGGCGGGCGGCTCGGCGCACTACCAGGTGCTCGACGTCGCGCGGCGCGCGAGCATGCGATGTTTCATCGACGAGGCGACGCGGGTGTTCGGCCGCGTCGACGTGATCGTCGACAACGTCGGCGTGATGCCGCTGTCGATGCTGGACGAGCTCAGCGCCGGCGCCACCGTGATCACGCCCGGCTCGATCGGGTCCGAAGCGGACGGCGCGTCGGAGGCCCTTGCACGTGCCATCGCCCTCGCGATCGAGCGACGAGACCGCCCGGGCCGAGGTGCGCACGATCACGCTGCACCAGGTTCACATGGCCCGACAGGTCACCCGGCGCCAGCGACCGACCCATTCCCCGACAGCCATTTCATTCCGCAGTGATGCCGCCGCGCTGAACCACGCCGGCCCAACGCTGCGCATCCTTGGCCATCAGTTCCTTGAACTCGTTCGGCCCCGAGCTCGCCGGCACCATGCCCTGTGACTCGAAGGCAGCCGCGACCTCGGGCTGCTTCAGCACCGCGGCGATCTCCTTGTTGAGCCGCGCCACCACCGCGCTCGGTGTTCCCTTCGGCGCCAGCACGCCGTACCACATGTCGACGTTGCCGCCCTTGATGCCGGACTCGGCCAAGGTCGGGACATCTGGCAGCTGCGCCAGCCGCTTGTCGCTGCCGGTCGCGATCGCCTTCAGCTTGCCGGCCTGGATGTGCTGCAGTGCCACGTGCACCGGCAGGAACATGTAGTCGATGCGTCCGCCCAGCAGGTCGGTGACCGCCCCAGCCGTGCCCTTGTACGGCACATGCAGCATCTCGGTGCCGGTGCTCTGCAGCAGCAGCGCCATCGACAGGTGATGCGGCGTGCCCACGCCGGGGGTGGCATAGGTGAGCTTGCCGGGGCTGGCCTTGGCCGCGGCCACGACCTGCGCCACCGAGGTGGTCTTCTGCACGTTCGGGTTGGTCACCAGCAGCAGCGTGCCCCAGGAGGTGAGCGAGACCGGCGTGAAGTCGTTCAGCGGATCGTAGGCCAGCGACTTGTAGAGGCTCTTGTTCATCACCAGCGTGTTGACCTGCACGAGCAGCGTGTAGCCGTCGGGCTTGGCGCGCGCGACTTTCTCGCTGCCGATGTTGCCGCTGGCGCCGGCCACGTTGTCGACCACCACCGGCTGCCCGAGCACGGCCGGCAGCCGGGCCGAGAGCTGGCGTGCGATCAGGTCGATGCCGGTGCCGGGCGTGTAGGGCACCACCAGCGTGATCGGCTGGTCGGGCCACGCCTGCGCAGCCGTGGCGCCCGCGGCCAGCAGCAGGAGGGCGAGTATTTTCTTGAATGCAAGCATGCTGTCGTCTCCGTCGGTCCTGTGTTCAAAGGAAGGAAGGCCGGGCCTTCAGCGACGCCGGGTCGTAGCCGGCGACGCGCTTGTAGTTGTCCGAGATGGCCTGCAGCTCCGCGGTGCTGACGATGTCCTCGAGGCGCTCGAAGCGCTTGCCGCCGGAGCGCTGGAACACCTCGCGCAGGATGGTGTCCGGCGGGTTGCTGCGGTTGGTGAGTACCACGTTGGTCGTGGCCTGCACGCGCACCCGGTCGTAGTCCTCCAGGGCCGCCGTGCCGACGCCGAGCCGCTTCAGCGTGCCGGCCAGGTAGCGGGCATCGATGATGGCCTGGCCCGCGCCATTGGAGCCGCGCGGCACCATCGGGTGCGCAGCATCTCCGAGCAGCGTGAGGCGGCCATGGGTCCAGCGCGGCAGGGGGTCCTGGTCGACCATCGGGTACTCCAGGATGGAGTCCGACGAGCGGATCAGCGCGGGGATGTCGAGCCAGTCGAAATGCCAGCGCTCGAAAGCGGGCATGAAATCCTCCAGCCGGCCGGCGCGGCTCCAGTCCTGCAGCGCGGGCTGCGGTGCGTGGATCTCTGCCACCCAATTGACGAGCTGGTTGCCCTCGCCATCGACGTTGTCGCGGATGGGATAGATGACCATCTTGCCCTGGTCCAGCCAGCCCGCACGCACCATGCTCGCACC
Protein-coding regions in this window:
- a CDS encoding SDR family oxidoreductase; translation: MSGIQHKVIAIAGASSGIGEAAARLLAAQGAKVMLGARRIGRLYALAHEIARAGGSAHYQVLDVARRASMRCFIDEATRVFGRVDVIVDNVGVMPLSMLDELSAGATVITPGSIGSEADGASEALARAIALAIERRDRPGRGAHDHAAPGSHGPTGHPAPATDPFPDSHFIPQ
- a CDS encoding tripartite tricarboxylate transporter substrate binding protein, translating into MLAFKKILALLLLAAGATAAQAWPDQPITLVVPYTPGTGIDLIARQLSARLPAVLGQPVVVDNVAGASGNIGSEKVARAKPDGYTLLVQVNTLVMNKSLYKSLAYDPLNDFTPVSLTSWGTLLLVTNPNVQKTTSVAQVVAAAKASPGKLTYATPGVGTPHHLSMALLLQSTGTEMLHVPYKGTAGAVTDLLGGRIDYMFLPVHVALQHIQAGKLKAIATGSDKRLAQLPDVPTLAESGIKGGNVDMWYGVLAPKGTPSAVVARLNKEIAAVLKQPEVAAAFESQGMVPASSGPNEFKELMAKDAQRWAGVVQRGGITAE
- a CDS encoding M48 family metallopeptidase, with the protein product MCLDCPFRSRPWRRRRAFLLAAAAAAAAAVTPVMGQVEVGKASVARNLVPAENVEQAGVQQYGELLAQAKAKGALAGAGNPQLQRLHAIAGRIIPFAAQWNERAARWKWEVNLIGSKQINAFCMPGGKIAFFTGILDQLKLTDDEVAMVMGHEMAHALREHARARLAKSAGTGAALSIGAQLLGLGQAGDLAARAGTQLLTLKFSRSDESDADLVGLELAARAGYNPQAAVSLWKKMGQASKSQGGLSFLSTHPSGTDRIAKLEANVPKVEGLYRAAK
- a CDS encoding flavin-dependent oxidoreductase, with amino-acid sequence MSETQVIILGAGIGGLSLALSLHQAGIPCRIYEAVPELKPLGVGINLLPHAARELGELGLLPALDAVGVRTQEAVFFNSHGQLVFREAAGTAAGYDWPQYSIHRGDLHTVLLDAVRERLGADSVVCGHRCVGVEQDEHAVVARFIAPDGAALPPVRAALAVGCDGIHSVLRKQLYPNEGAPRYSGVNMWRGTAKHKPFLSGASMVRAGWLDQGKMVIYPIRDNVDGEGNQLVNWVAEIHAPQPALQDWSRAGRLEDFMPAFERWHFDWLDIPALIRSSDSILEYPMVDQDPLPRWTHGRLTLLGDAAHPMVPRGSNGAGQAIIDARYLAGTLKRLGVGTAALEDYDRVRVQATTNVVLTNRSNPPDTILREVFQRSGGKRFERLEDIVSTAELQAISDNYKRVAGYDPASLKARPSFL